The Arenibacter algicola region CGGAGGAAAGAATAACTGACTTGTTCTAAGGATTGGAGAAAAAACAATAATAATTAAAATTAATTTGATATGATAAAATATATATTAATTAAAAAACACTGTACATCCTTAACAATCGTGGTTCTGATATTGGCTTCCATACTTTTTGCGGCATGTGAAGAAAATGATTCTGAAGGTGGTGCGATTGCCATTAGCAAAGTATTTCTGGAAGACGTTAATTCATCAGTTCCGGACAGGCAAGTGAACTTTGGTCGTTTGGGACAATTGTTGCGCATTGAAGGTTATGGTTTTGCAGGACTTAAAAAAGCCTATATAAATGGATATCCTACCTATTTTAATCCGGTATATGTGACGGATAATTCAATGTTGATCAGTATTTCAGCTGACACGCCAACTGTTGATGCAGATGAAAGTGTTCGCAATACCATACGTTTGGCAAATGATACCAATGAAGTAATTTTCTCTTTTGAAATTAGGTCATCGGCACCAACTATAACAAGCATTTCCAATACATTGCCTAATCCAGGTGAAGAAATCACCGTTTATGGTACTGGATTGATAGAAGTGAATAAAGTTGTATTTCCAGGCAATATCGCTGTTACAAATGGGATTAGCTATGATGAAGAAGACGGTGAGTTCTTTATGGTAACCGTTCCCGAGGGAGTTTCAGAGAACGGCGGTTCCTTATTTATAGAAAGTGCCAATGGTGGTGCATATTCACCATCCTATTTTAACTTCAAAAAGGGAGTTATATTGGATTTTGATGGCAATGGTGTTCATGGATTTTGGGATGCAGGAAATAGTATGATTAAAGATGTAGACATAGAATCTA contains the following coding sequences:
- a CDS encoding glycan-binding surface protein — protein: MIKYILIKKHCTSLTIVVLILASILFAACEENDSEGGAIAISKVFLEDVNSSVPDRQVNFGRLGQLLRIEGYGFAGLKKAYINGYPTYFNPVYVTDNSMLISISADTPTVDADESVRNTIRLANDTNEVIFSFEIRSSAPTITSISNTLPNPGEEITVYGTGLIEVNKVVFPGNIAVTNGISYDEEDGEFFMVTVPEGVSENGGSLFIESANGGAYSPSYFNFKKGVILDFDGNGVHGFWDAGNSMIKDVDIESTSIGVGNVSQGIYAPHRPSRIASFAAATNRNSEVWTAGNDVDNWRSQITPFIAASTPLDQVAFQFDIYVPEPWANTGYLQILLINNFNGGEWSGGAYNYVPWIVDGKVKAFQTNGWTTVTVPFTEFYNFSDGEYTFEDLLAYREGATYKNFGIFFNNSDIKLSDITGGSSEVEFASAATSVNVYTDNWRIVSLEVPTTTDFPE